From a region of the Candida albicans SC5314 chromosome 1, complete sequence genome:
- the MNN15 gene encoding putative alpha-1,3-mannosyltransferase (Putative alpha-1,3-mannosyltransferase; predicted role in protein O-linked glycosylation; Spider biofilm induced) — MRFTLKKIFFVFLTLLIISIGYLLLQSVDLQRIRELLHDSEKFDLESLKQASLEIRKEIHYTNYLFSGYDNFTQQFSDEETLKQTSLNDKCKLVFTQWKESHPDFEFKTFEPEYERYDKSSDRKELFFKERINQLRKRFEKDSNNKNKQFTLSRQDNKTISQEYMEHVNRSKNVLQFMADFVSMMRLYGKCFFGRELDDELKSIYNEFRGKLFPFISSQAPKFRKSGETEEFGWPIYDNENNIIDRKTEFGDNPIEFLQKNSKGKGIVISVSTRYAKDAMRLIKILRALNNRLPIQIIYKNDITKKNIELLEFAAVATPEELFDPETIRDGAKFMPELNLLEHYKNYGSEFPIQDLTFVNIAGCVSRPYRFSFPGYSNKILAMLYSSFEEIILFDADVVPTVNPQEFFDSKYYKSSGTYFFQDRSLRDFNDFIETNFFSTLFPSNEKSIETIFDIPRVGEKTFNNKYMTGWRHYQEAGVVAYNKMQHFLGILMMFPLALWSEPVQSSIWGDKEMYWLGLSMAGDENYEFNKYAAASVGEKTTEQKYKYYPNSDSNEVCSTHPGHIDDNGRLLWINSGFSYCKKNGYFRDKGKFPFSTFELNDLVELYNSPIKIRAGLVPPDLPNQREPGSPPDTKPEMEFRKSWKSRKKDTDEINEKLPEGQEPYDFISEWGPQKGWVKNGICSGYYYCAYDKITSYSSEKEFDTGTLFEFDTKSCELYDYLSKIWHTGGSKMKPKVKLETEKLGTGSDKEQXKDATTVRLRI; from the coding sequence atgaGGTTcactttgaaaaaaatattctttgTATTCCTAacattattgataatactGATAGGTTATTTATTACTACAATCAGTTGATTTACAACGTATAAGGGAACTTTTACATGatagtgaaaaatttgatctCGAGAGTCTAAAGCAAGCTAGCTTGGAGATAAGAAAAGAGATTCATTAtacaaattatttattcagTGGATACGACAACTTTACACAGCAGTTTTCCGACGAGGAAACCCTTAAGCAAACTTcattaaatgataaatgCAAACTAGTTTTCACACAATGGAAAGAGTCGCATCCAGACTTTGAATTCAAAACTTTCGAGCCTGAATATGAACGGTACGATAAATCTTCTGACCGTAAGGAgttatttttcaaagaaagaataaaCCAATTGAGAAAACGGTTCGAGAAGGACAGcaataataagaataaaCAGTTCACATTATCAAGACAGGACAATAAAACTATTTCTCAGGAATATATGGAACATGTGAACCGGTCAAAAAATGTTTTACAATTCATGGCTGATTTTGTATCAATGATGAGACTATATGGCAAGTGTTTTTTTGGTAGAGAATTGGACGATGAGTTGAAATCTATTTACAATGAGTTTAGAGGGAAGCTTTTCCCCTTTATAAGCAGCCAAGCTCCCAAATTCAGAAAAAGTGGGGAGACTGAAGAGTTTGGTTGGCCAATTTACGACAATGagaataatattattgatagGAAAACTGAATTTGGTGATAATCCCATTGAATTTCTTCAGAAGAATTCTAAAGGTAAAGGAATAGTTATATCTGTATCAACAAGATATGCCAAAGATGCAATGagattgataaaaataCTTCGAGCATTGAATAATAGACTCCCTATCCAAATTATATACAAAAATGATATtaccaagaaaaatattgaacTTTTGGAATTTGCTGCAGTTGCAACTCCagaagaattatttgaCCCCGAAACCATTCGAGATGGTGCTAAATTTATGcctgaattgaatttactAGAACATTATAAAAATTATGGGTCTGAATTCCCCATTCAAGATTTAACGTTTGTCAACATTGCCGGATGTGTTTCACGACCATATAGATTTTCATTCCCAGGttattcaaacaaaattttaGCAATGCTTTATTCTTCCTTTGAGGAaatcattttatttgatgCAGATGTTGTTCCTACAGTGAATCCACAAGAATTTTTTGACTccaaatattataaatctTCTGGGACTTATTTTTTCCAGGACCGATCTTTACGagattttaatgatttcatAGAGACAAATTTCTTTAGTACGTTATTTCCAAGTAACGAAAAATCCATTGaaacaatatttgatattcCTAGAGTTGGTGAGAAaactttcaataataaGTATATGACAGGATGGAGACATTATCAGGAAGCTGGGGTTGTTGCTTATAATAAGATGCAACATTTCTTAGGAATTTTAATGATGTTCCCATTAGCACTTTGGAGTGAACCAGTGCAATCCTCTATTTGGGGTGATAAAGAAATGTATTGGTTGGGTTTATCAATGGCTGGAGATGAGAATTATGAATTTAATAAGTATGCTGCAGCTTCTGTTGGTGAAAAAACCACTGAACAAAAATACAAGTATTATCCCAATTCTGACAGCAATGAAGTGTGTTCGACACATCCTGGTCATATTGATGACAATGGGAGGTTATTGTGGATAAACTCAGGGTTTAGTTATTGCAAAAAGAATGGATATTTTCGAGATAAAGGaaaatttcctttttcaacttttgaACTCAATGATTTAGTCGAGCTTTATAATTcaccaataaaaattaGAGCAGGACTTGTTCCCCCTGATTTACCTAATCAAAGAGAACCAGGAAGCCCCCCTGATACCAAACCTGAAATGGAATTTCGTAAATCCTGGAAATCACGTAAAAAGGATACCGACGAAATCAATGAGAAATTACCCGAGGGTCAGGAACCATATGACTTTATTAGTGAATGGGGACCTCAAAAAGGTTGGGTAAAAAATGGAATTTGTTCTGGTTATTATTACTGTGCTTATGATAAAATAACTAGTTATTCTTCGGAGAAGGAGTTTGATACTGGGACactttttgaatttgatacCAAATCATGTGAATTGTATGATTATTTGAGTAAAATATGGCACACTGGTGGATCCAAAATGAAGCCAAAAGTTAAATTAGAAACTGAGAAACTTGGAACTGGTTCGGATAAAGAACAAMMAAAAGATGCAACAACAGTAAGGTtgagaatttga
- a CDS encoding uncharacterized protein (Has domain(s) with predicted methyltransferase activity and role in metabolic process) has translation MSTKSANSTAVNSFNANHSNYDVFRPSFTPVLVNTFLVHLGLATKNPDDTFTFDISKHILEIAAGTGKFTRNLVDNGWTDNLAVLEPSKGMLETFNKNFPQIKNQILGSSYKIPLEDNSIDAVIIAQGFHWFADLDSLKEIYRVLKPQGKLGLIWNFDYASPSQDSSVADSEYFNAGTQYYNTLNFNLDTNEKVFEQYFDNQQWNKAATKFIYGFDVNVPQYRHGKWRQVLKDNPYFSSEEINLFALYDLTVAKDDAWKYWETRSYITEKSDDEKQRIKKDFNELVEKNLDDSSYSDKDKQLIIKPMATHAVVLQKKSS, from the coding sequence ATGTCAACGAAATCAGCAAATTCAACTGCtgtcaattcatttaatgcAAACCACTCCAACTATGACGTTTTTAGACCTTCATTCACCCCAGTTTTGGTCAATACATTCTTAGTACATCTTGGATTAGCTACGAAAAACCCAGATGACACTTTCACTTTTGACATATCCAAACATATTCTTGAAATTGCTGCTGGTACTGGTAAATTCACCCGAAACTTGGTTGATAATGGTTGGACAGATAATTTAGCTGTGTTAGAACCTAGTAAAGGAATGTTAGAAACATTTAATAAGAATTTCCctcaaattaaaaatcaaattcttggaTCATCATACAAAATCCCTCTTGAAGATAATTCCATTGATGCGGTGATAATTGCTCAGGGTTTCCATTGGTTTGCTGATTTGGATAGTTTGAAAGAAATCTATCGTGTTTTAAAACCACAAGGGAAATTAGGATTGATTTGGAATTTCGATTATGCCAGTCCAAGTCAAGATTCAAGTGTCGCTGACTCAGAATACTTCAATGCAGGTACTCAATATTATAACACTTTGAATTTTAATCTTGATACTAATGAAAAAGTGTTTGAACAATATTTTGACAATCAACAATGGAACAAAGCTGCAACAAAATTTATATATGGTTTCGATGTTAATGTGCCTCAGTATCGACACGGGAAATGGAGACAAGTTTTAAAAGATAATCCATATTTCAGTTctgaagaaataaatttgtttgCATTATACGACCTCACCGTTGCCAAAGATGATGCTTGGAAGTATTGGGAAACAAGATCTTACATTACTGAGAAGTCAGACgatgaaaaacaaagaataaaaaaagacttTAATGAATTGGTAGAGAAGAACCTCGATGATTCAAGTTATTCTgataaagataaacaattaataattaaacCTATGGCAACTCATGCTGTTgtattacaaaaaaaatcgtCTTGA
- a CDS encoding uncharacterized protein (Ortholog of C. dubliniensis CD36 : Cd36_04660, Candida tropicalis MYA-3404 : CTRG_04484 and Candida albicans WO-1 : CAWG_00904) translates to MKSTPVSIIDFPDELLEKIIRSLNQKDLIQLALTHPRFSNICQLSLLRRIYIYNDDKYFKFTKKATYIQEYLHMTTVGLSNFLKLLTSPNFQPSLTKEIVIANDDNAYLQYFELMERQQLPVKYDRIKDIDVRNWLREVKPSRKTKLAMELAELKRRSQFVADINRNKTDYYDSNDQFIVVITIIFVFVGVLVFIVMWGNKWDLQMMNLFLTGSTPFGISKIDNAKKLFASLF, encoded by the coding sequence ATGAAATCAACACCAGTGTCTATAATTGATTTCCCTGATGAGCTTTTAGAGAAGATTATTCGCtcattaaatcaaaaagatcTCATACAATTAGCATTGACTCACCCACGTTTCTCCAACATTTGtcaattatcattattacgacgtatatatatttataatgatgacaagtatttcaaattcaccAAAAAGGCAACTTACATTCAGGAATACTTACACATGACAACGGTGGGGTTATCCAATTTCCTCAAATTATTGACATCACCAAATTTTCAACCATCTTTGACTAAAGAGATTGTTATTGccaatgatgataatgcgtatcttcaatattttgaattgatggAAAGACAACAATTGCCAGTCAAATACGATCGAATAAAAGATATTGATGTTCGAAATTGGTTACGTGAAGTCAAGCCGAGTCGGAAAACTAAATTAGCCATGGAATTAGCAGAATTGAAAAGGAGATCACAATTTGTTGCCGATATCAATCGAAATAAAACAGATTATTATGATTCAAATGATCAATTCATTGTAGTCATTACTATCATTTTTGTCTTTGTAGGGGTTTTAGTTTTCATTGTTATGTGGGGTAACAAATGGGATCttcaaatgatgaatttgttCTTGACTGGATCTACTCCATTTGGAATACtgaaaattgataatgcaAAGAAATTATTTGCTAGCCTATTTTGA
- a CDS encoding uncharacterized protein (Protein of unknown function; exogenously expressed protein is a substrate for Kex2p processing in vitro), giving the protein MKFTQVFTLGLFALSTQAAAIPQESTTEVDKRLDADVAAQLALNILNLIQLGIGANVNVTAKRDESAVTIEQSKRLDADVAAQLAGNILNLIQLGAGAEISASTKRDESAVDTVEESKRLDADVAAQIAANILNLIQLGIGADVNVSAKREDTVAAQIGANILNLIQAAVGAQTTVDL; this is encoded by the coding sequence ATGAAATTCACTCAAGTCTTCACTTTAGGATTATTTGCTTTATCCACCCAAGCCGCTGCTATTCCACAAGAATCAACCACCGAAGTCGACAAAAGACTCGATGCTGATGTTGCTGCTCAACTTGCTCTTAACATTTTGAACCTTATTCAACTTGGTATTGGAGCTAATGTTAATGTTACTGCTAAAAGAGACGAATCCGCTGTTACCATTGAACAATCTAAGAGACTTGATGCTGATGTTGCTGCTCAACTTGCCGGTAACATCTTGAACCTTATTCAACTTGGCGCCGGTGCTGAAATTTCTGCTTCTACCAAGAGAGATGAATCTGCTGTTGATACCGTTGAAGAATCCAAGAGACTTGATGCTGATGTTGCTGCACAAATTGCTGCTAACATTTTGAACCTTATTCAACTTGGTATTGGTGCTGACGTAAACGTTTCTGCTAAAAGAGAGGATACCGTTGCTGCTCAAATTGGTGCTAACATCTTGAACCTTATCCAAGCCGCTGTTGGTGCTCAAACCACTGTTGACTTGTAA
- the RPM2 gene encoding ribonuclease P (Mitochondrial RNase P subunit; roles in nuclear transcription, cytoplasmic and mitochondrial RNA processing, mitochondrial translation; virulence-group-correlated expression; likely essential (UAU1 method); rat catheter biofilm induced): MVFQSFIRFAKYSLSSSSCRPEVRHHFFRSSYPYLNRHHFFKNSISNYNKGFNKSKWWFRSQRNTSNRSKPFLTISDGHYGLYYSMYNHDSERQQRQKDHEKYIKHMILKQLETSDRILGHKSLNSETFFPRNQYHHHHHHHMVNCFMGRYRGRQNSKNSNGRSHYHRRRCPHHHGFHLKLLLIGFTAKFLISKAMVDTQINLDGIKKFSSKLFSSFAYKPFNYSFASFTRLATVAKNTTISNEKEPEPVATLCPPLSKVFTTGVVKRTFATLAQQQQQQDHERQVVAEQQKQPPSQPHTTTQENITVDTFEQDFLASKVSKIVSTFETYSTPDDLNIIYPLYQAVKRNDLKLPSIDVYNIVLKSILNRSLNSELTLDSIEGKLTVLLTVYQDILAAGIKPNKETYNIVVTALLKGSLQCLDIPTDNILQYNEIHGKSQEFAQICLELFTLISSQLDLQALLADLLKLLYNYPKLITPQIIEPFVNSIQMAKISDKDYYLLILELSKYFTQFDLLSKEQTYQVIESAYTKYKSFGGKGKGKGKINPFIGYKKVIVSLVNNDFIMEASQLLDEILLDYKQSLQFKYRPSKHQISNLIGSFLKAFIMKTNDLTKGYELLVKFNSVAYLPDLPVRFYNFMITKLAENENDMDAEMWSIYNRVMIRTDYQNMSTMEMVKHNGKACRDVLLSHSLEENDHEHCFQLIKEILVKEHLISDLDTLNKTFHYLYNAMLHNITHDDNNEEQGFFNQYYFGLLWQLMETQAKHYKTSTDINDFISHFVQFLTVKVPEILIHDERAINAVINYNVNLLLNSPFINRGVESFNLQTDNIYGLTLVVRELMKFDDVRFSVQSSLYKRIVEFETLVIDEFEDSENSYIELTPEMTQFLQDIKKDRDYRLIKLQQQSVVNGQHHVLSISDSEALASSTSTSTSTDIPSDLTCEIDLSYLLNLNFDKGLSKFLELYNKDTNYKFNFATWNIILNFEFLDNFNSQFEMKELLQRIWLTNCEESKKLELIKRLISYNFGNVINGIGEFIKQNKIFNDNELLITLFQTCLKLKDKVSQEIFATDDSLFQTIYESNRNTEWIVAYLNYLISVEQYEKVITIIDSRIGHFNLPESLGHLLLEADLHIEDLNKFQTDFKNLNLTPTNKLYELCLKYDLKSGELSAKQIIDKYSKFAAATAAANNNGLIELQELISFCHVLCSLQSSESITNPYRTTKFESVNILATSLLTTRNFDEMKTIIDFNDIKIEPSKLFDEMISILIELSSYNHHHENRPQLLMMNKFIDTIKLCKYLRLKSVSMENFLKIIRFLTEIKSDLLTVILNRFINNNNNGHDDADDNVGSFADIVMFYFIEVDLFNYKSKLIVLKELLNSMKKLGDNFNVLKINEFCQSNGIRFS, from the coding sequence ATGGTGTTTCAATCATTTATACGGTTTGCCAAatattcattatcatcatcatcatgcCGACCAGAAGTTAGACATCATTTTTTCAGAAGTTCTTATCCTTATTTGAATCGACATCATTTTTTTAAGAACCTGATATCCAATTACAATAAAGggtttaataaatcaaaatggTGGTTTAGATCTCAAAGAAATACTTCTAATCGATCTAAGCCATTTTTAACAATATCAGATGGACATTATGGATTATACTATTCCATGTATAATCATGATTCTGAAAGACAACAACGACAAAAGGATCATGAAAAGTATATTAAACATATGattttaaaacaattagaGACTAGTGATAGAATATTGGGTCATAAAAGTTTAAATTCTGAAACGTTTTTCCCTAGAAACCAGtatcaccatcaccaccaccaccatatGGTCAACTGCTTTATGGGCAGATACCGTGGAAGACAGAATTCCAAGAACTCCAATGGACGTAGTCATTATCATAGAAGACGCTGCCCACATCATCATGGTTTCCATTTGAAATTGCTTTTGATTGGATTCACTGccaaatttttgatttctaaAGCTATGGTAGACACTCAAATCAACCTTGATGgtatcaagaaattttcatctaaattattttcttcctttGCATATAAACCTTTCAATTATTCTTTTGCATCGTTCACCAGATTGGCAACAGTGGCAAAGAATACCACAATTTCCAATGAAAAAGAGCCAGAACCAGTTGCAACACTCTGTCCACCATTATCCAAGGTTTTCACAACGGGTGTTGTCAAAAGAACATTTGCAACACTtgctcaacaacaacaacaacaagaccATGAAAGACAGGTTGTTGCcgaacaacaaaaacaaccaCCATCTCAACCACATACAACAACACAAGAAAATATAACAGTTGATACTTTTGAACAAGACTTTTTGGCATCCAAAGTATCGAAAATAGTATCTACTTTTGAAACGTATTCAACCCCTGACGACTTAAACATTATATACCCATTATACCAAGCAGTGAAAAGAAACGATTTGAAATTACCTTCTATTGATGTATACAATATTGTTCTCAAATCTATTTTAAACAGAAGTTTGAATAGTGAATTAACACTAGATTCTATAGAAGGAAAATTAACTGTGTTGTTAACGGTTTATCAAGATATTCTTGCTGCTGGTATAAAACCCAATAAAGAAACATACAATATAGTGGTAACTGCTTTATTAAAAGGTAGTTTACAATGTTTGGATATACCAACAGATAATATTTTACAATACAATGAAATACATGGTAAATCTCAAGAATTTGCCCAAATTTGTCTTGAATTGTTCACATTAATTTCTAGTCAATTGGATTTACAAGCATTACTTGCCGATTTactcaaattattatataattatcCCAAATTGATTACACCACAAATCATTGAACCATTTGTTAATCTGATTCAAATGGCCAAAATTTCTGAtaaagattattatttattaatccTTGAATTGTCGAAATATTTTactcaatttgatttattaagtAAAGAGCAAACTTATCAAGTGATTGAATCTGCTTATACTAAATATAAACTGTTTGGTGGTAAAGGTAAAGGTAAAGGTAAAATTAATCCATTTATTGGTTATAAAAAAGTTATTGTTTCTTTAGtcaataatgatttcatAATGGAAGCTAGTCAATTGTTAGACGAAATATTATTAGATTATAAACAATCATTACAATTTAAATATAGACCTTCAAAACATCAAATTAGTAATTTGATTGGAAGTTTCCTTAAAGCATTCATTATGAAAACTAATGATTTAACCAAAGGTTATGAATTATTagttaaattcaattctgTTGCTTATTTACCTGATTTACCGGTTAgattttataatttcatGATTACAAAATTAgctgaaaatgaaaatgatatgGATGCTGAAATGTGGTCAATATATAATCGGGTTATGATAAGAACAGATTATCAAAACATGTCGACTATGGAAATGGTAAAACATAATGGTAAAGCATGTCGAGATGTTTTACTTTCTCATAGtcttgaagaaaatgatcaTGAACATTGTTtccaattaattaaagaaatcTTGGTAAAAGAACATTTGATCAGTGATTTAGATAcattaaataaaacattccattatttatataatgcCATGCTTCATAATATTACCcatgatgataataatgaagaacagggattttttaatcaatattattttggATTATTATGGCAATTAATGGAAACTCAAGCTAAACATTACAAGACATCTACAGATATAAATGATTTCATATCAcattttgttcaatttcttaCCGTCAAAGTCCCCGAAATTTTGATCCATGATGAACGGGCCATTAATGCAGTCATTAATTATAATGTTAATTTATTACTTAATAGTCCATTTATTAATCGTGGTGttgaatcatttaatttacaAACAGATAATATTTATGGATTGACTTTAGTAGTACGtgaattaatgaaatttgatgatgttaGATTCTCTGTTCAACTGTCATTATATAaaagaattgttgaatttgaaactttggttattgatgaatttgaagattCAGAAAATTCTTATATTGAATTAACTCCAGAAATGACTCAATTTTTACAAGATATTAAAAAGGATAGAGATTATagattaatcaaattacaacaacaaagtgTGGTGAATGGTCAACACCACGTTTTATCAATTAGTGATAGTGAAGCTTTGgcatcatcaacatcaacatccACATCCACAGATATTCCATCGGATTTAACATGTGAAATCGATTTAagttatttattgaatcttaattttgataaagGATTACTGAAATTTTTAGAATTGTACAATAAGGATactaattataaatttaattttgcaACATGgaatataattttaaattttgaatttttagataattttaattcacaatttgaaatgaaagaattattacaaCGGATTTGGTTAACAAATTGCGAAGAATCTAAAAAActtgaattaattaaacGATTAATTCTGTATAATTTTGGAAATGTGATTAATGGAATTggtgaatttattaaacagaataaaatttttaatgataatgaattgttaataactttatttcaaacatgtttgaaattgaaagataaaGTTTCTCAAGAGATTTTTGCTACCGATGATTCATTATTCCAAACGATTTACGAATCCAATCGTAATACAGAATGGATTGTGGcatatttgaattatttaatcAGTGTTGAACAATATGAAAAAGTTATCACTATAATTGATTCTAGGATTGGTCATTTTAATTTACCTGAATCATTAGgtcatttattattagaagcTGATTTACATATTGAggatttaaataaatttcaaactgattttaaaaatttgaatcttACTCCTACTAATAAACTATATGAATTATGTTTGAAATATGATTTAAAATCTGGAGAGTTATCAGCTAAACAAATCATTGACAAATATTCCAAATTTGCCGCCGCCACCGCCGCCgccaataataatggtttaattgaattacaagaattgataTCTTTTTGTCATGTATTATGTTCTTTACAATCATCAGAATCCATTACCAATCCTTATAGAACTACAAAGTTCGAGTCAGTCAACATTTTAGCAACTTCATTATTAACAACACgaaattttgatgaaatgaaaacaattattgattttaatgatatcaaaattgaaccatcaaaattatttgatgaaatgaTTTCCATTCTAATTGAATTGTCATCatataatcatcatcatgaAAACAGACCccaattattgatgatgaataaattcattgatacaattaaattatgTAAATATTTACGATTGAAATCTGTTTCAATGgagaattttttgaaaatcattAGATTTTTAACCGAGATCAAATCTGATCTTTTAACAGTTATATTAAATCGATtcataaataataataataatggtcATGATGATGCAGATGATAATGTTGGAAGTTTTGCGGATATTGTTatgttttatttcattgaagttgatttattcaattataaatcaaaattaatcgttttgaaagaattattgaatagtatgaaaaaattgggtgataattttaatgttttgaagattaatgaattttgtCAATCTAATGGAATTAGGTTTTCTTGA